From the genome of Papaver somniferum cultivar HN1 chromosome 2, ASM357369v1, whole genome shotgun sequence, one region includes:
- the LOC113350024 gene encoding light-inducible protein CPRF2-like, translated as MDRVFSVEENSDPYWTAPPPAPPLQPPQSSSTTTMDDDDLSMKNQMMNRSSSEWTFQKFLQEAETHTLPSSSSSVTNNNEEVVEIKEPVILNPPPNHSQPSDLSANGSVPIDSEEYQTILKRRLEMACAAVALSRASSAKSQDFSSVAYNGSPTQASGTTQLASSQASGTTQMGSQAAGKGPGHGISMEQDKAVKGPLGIPALPAVLQKKSGVQIGRTTSISSREQSEDDDLDGETEITDNMDPADVKRVRRMLSNRESARRSRRRKQAHLSELETQVAQLRVENSSLLKRLTDISQKYNEAAVDNRILKADVETLRAKVKMAEETVKQVTGYNNPIFQAVSEISTMGIQFDSSPSDTSADAAVPTQDAISQQFYQPVPDPPSDQGVSNTSSDTPSVLPVEDIQNSPGTNNKMGRTSSMQRVASLEHLQKRIRGGTTTSDPHTVQWDPSWNPETPQTANSNPKQSPV; from the exons atgGATAGGGTGTTTTCAGTGGAAGAAAATTCCGACCCGTATTGGACAGcgccaccaccagcaccaccactacaaccaccacaatcaagttcaacaacaacaatggatgatgatgatttgagtatgaagaatcagatgatgaaTCGAAGTTCATCTGAATGGACTTTTCAGAAGTTTCTTCAAGAAGCTGAAACTCATactttaccttcttcttcttcctctgtaACTAATAATAATGAAGAAGTGGTTGAGATTAAGGAACCTGTTATTCTTAACCCTCCTCCTAATCATTCACAGCCGTCTGATTTATCAGCTAATGGTAGTGTTCCCATAGATTCGGAGGAATATCAAACTATTCTAAAACGCCGTCTTGAAATggcttgtgctgctgttgctttATCTAGG GCATCATCTGCAAAATCTCAGGATTTTTCTTCTGTAGCTTACAATGGGTCGCCGACCCAAGCTTCGGGTACAACACAATTAGCATCATCCCAAGCTTCTGGTACTACACAAATGGGGTCCCAAGCGGCTGGGAAAG GCCCTGGACATGGTATATCCATGGAACAAGATAAGGCTGTTAAGGGACCACTTGGAATTCCAGCTTTACCTGCTGTGTTGCAGAAAAAATCAGGCGTTCAAATTGGACGTACAACTAGTATCTCGTCGAGAGAACAATCTGAAGATGACGACCTTGATGGAGAAACAGAAATCACAGATAATATGGATCCTGCCGATGTAAAACGCGTAAGAAG AATGCTGTCAAATAGGGAATCAGCTAGACGGTCTAGAAGAAGAAAGCAAGCACACCTAAGCGAGCTCGAGACACAG GTTGCGCAGTTAAGAGTTGAAAACTCTTCATTGCTGAAGCGTCTTACTGATATAAGCCAAAAGTACAATGAAGCTGCTGTTGACAATAGAATTTTGAAAGCAGATGTTGAAACATTGAGAGCAAAG GTGAAGATGGCCGAAGAAACAGTTAAGCAAGTGACAGGGTACAACAATCCAATATTCCAAGCCGTGTCTGAGATATCTACCATGGGGATACAATTTGATAGTAGCCCATCAGACACATCTGCAGATGCGGCAGTGCCTACCCAAGATGCCATCAGCCAACAATTCTATCAACCCGTTCCTGACCCTCCGAGCGACCAGGGAGTGAGCAATACATCGTCTGATACTCCTTCGGTGCTTCCAGTTGAAGACATTCAGAATTCTCCAGGAACCAACAACAAAATGGGACGAACATCCTCCATGCAACGGGTTGCCAGTTTAGAACATCTTCAGAAACGCATCCGAGGTGGAACCACAACATCTGATCCTCATACTGTGCAGTGGGATCCATCATGGAACCCTGAAACACCCCAAACAGCGAATAGTAACCCTAAACAAAGTCCAGTCTGA
- the LOC113352508 gene encoding uncharacterized protein LOC113352508, with protein sequence MVAQSCKEITDASNRHHTQIDNIQLQLNSTLTKEEFESRMKANFEAQLSILTQTIKSEMGNLHSSKNLEHVDHSGTTGAQFVPLADDDGHHPQSYTSSRDFHHRPPRMYFPRFDGDNPKSWIHKCEYYFKMQVVPEFNKVGIAAIHLDGKAGKWFENFRLNKHHISWPDLAESICSRFENPAHDNIVGIFNKLAQLTTVEAYFEEFEYYKALLLSVNKDFPESYFIASFIGGLKEELRNSVLMFDPKTLMNAFSLVRMQEQTLLIQHRVPKPTPKPFSTSFTTSRPFPPPMVTPKSTYTPSPSSVPQPTAKPAQSLPFKNLTYEQVQERKAQGLCFNCDETYKRGHMCKKQYLCVLIGEEAEEISDSGLDTEHGTDEEPLVESDMEISLNALTGTTSADTIRIPGFVKNKGISILIDTCSTYSFIDSTLSKSLQYSIEHTASLIVTVANGEKTTFTLGGCDIVLGADWMRNLGDALFNLAKFCITFKYKGKKITLQGSAPKPSLHMMSGSALKRFFQKHSHGVVGQLFSISTTSVPSQPPQPVACFLDHFPDVFFEPNSFPPQRDLDQKIPLQPNSVPVNLRPYKFPYIQKSVVEKLVQVMILSGIIQPSNSPFASPILLVKKKENSWRFCVDYRNLKIINIKDKFPIPVIDELLDELHGSKFFTKIDLKYGYHQIRVYPSDIHKTAFRTHHGHFEFKVMPFGLKNASATFQAIMNKIFQPHLRKFILVFFDDILIYSLTLEDHVLHLQTTL encoded by the exons ATGGTTGCTCAATCTTGTAAAGAGATTACTGATGCCTCTAATAGACACCACACTCAGATTGATAACATCCAACTCCAACTTAATTCGACGCTTACTAAAGAAGAATTCGAAAGCAGGATGAAAGCTAATTTTGAAGCTCAGCTTTCCATTTTGACTCAAACGATTAAATCTGAGATGGGAAATCTTCATTCAAGCAAAAATTTGGAACATGTTGACCATAGTGGAACTACTGGTGCTCAGTTTGTTCCTCTTGCTGATGATGATGGACATCACCCCCAATCTTATACTAGTAGCAGAGATTTTCACCATCGTCCTCCACGAATGTATTTTCCCCGTTTTGATGGTGACAACCCCAAGAGCTGGATTCATAAATGTGAATATTACTTCAAGATGCAGGTTGTGCCAGAATTCAACAAGGTAGGGATCGCGGCCATACATCTTGATGGCAAGGCAGGTAAATGGTTTGAGAATTTTCGTTTGAATAAACACCACATCTCATGGCCAGATCTAGCTGAAAGTATTTGCTCGCGTTTTGAAAACCCTGCTCATGATAATATAGTTGGTATCTTTAACAAACTAGCTCAGCTGACCACTGTCGAAGcttattttgaagaatttgagtatTATAAGGCATTACTACTCAGTGTTAATAAAGATTTTCCGGAATCTTACTTTATTGCTAGTTTCATTGGTGGCTTAAAAGAGGAATTGAGGAATTCCGTGCTCATGTTCGATCCTAAAACACTCATGAATGCTTTTTCACTAGTTAGGATGCAAGAACAAACATTACTTATCCAACATAGAGTACCTAAACCTACCCCAAAGCCTTTTTCTACCTCTTTCACTACCTCCAGACCATTTCCACCACCAATGGTTACTCCTAAATCCACTTATACACCTTCTCCTTCATCAGTCCCACAACCAACTGCAAAGCCTGCCCAATCCTTGCCTTTCAAAAATCTTACTTATGAGCAGGTGCAGGAAAGAAAAGCTCAAGGACTATGTTTCAACTGTGATGAAACTTACAAAAGGGGTCATATGTGTAAAAAACAATACTTATGTGTCTTAATTGGAGAGGAGGCTGAAGAAATATCGGATTCTGGATTGGACACAGAGCATGGGACTGATGAGGAACCATTGGTGGAGAGTGACATGGAAATATCCCTAAATGCACTTACAGGCACCACCTCAGCTGATACAATAAGGATTCCTGGTTTTGTCAAGAATAAAGGCATTTCAATTTTGATTGATACATGCAGTACATATAGCTTCATTGACTCTACCTTGTCCAAAAGCTTACAATATTCCATTGAACACACTGCTAGCCTCATAGTCACTGTGGCCAATGGGGAAAAAACT ACCTTTACCCTTGGGGGATGTGATATTGTGTTGGGTGCTGATTGGATGAGGAATTTGGGAGATGCCTTATTCAACCTTGCCAAGTTTTGCATCACCTTCAAATATAAGGGTAAGAAGATCACATTACAGGGTTCAGCTCCCAAACCATCCTTACACATGATGAGTGGCTCTGCATTAAAAAGGTTCTTTCAAAAACACTCTCATGGAGTGGTTGGTCAGCTATTCTCTATTTCTACCACCTCTGTTCCATCCCAACCACCTCAGCCAGTTGCCTGTTTTCTAGATCATTTTCCTGATGTCTTCTTTGAGCCAAATTCCTTTCCACCACAGAGAGATTTGGACCAAAAAATCCCTTTACAACCCAACTCAGTGCCTGTTAACTTGAGACCCTATAAATTTCCCTATATTCAAAAGTCTGTGGTGGAGAAACTGGTCCAAGTCATGATACTTTCTGGAATTATTCAACCTAGTAACAGCCCATTTGCCTCTCCAATTTTACTtgtcaagaaaaaggaaaactcttggaGGTTCTGTGTTGATTATAGAAACCTGAAAATCATTAATATCAAAGACAAATTTCCCATTCCAGTGATTGATGAACTCTTGGATGAATTACATGGCTCCAAATTCTTCACCAAGATTGACCTGAAGTATGGGTATCACCAGATAAGAGTATACCCTTCTGATATCCACAAGACTGCTTTCAGAACCCATCATGGCCATTTTGAGTTCAAGGTGATGCCATTTGGCCTTAAAAATGCTTCAGCCACATTTCAGGCCATCATGAATAAGATTTTTCAACCTCATCTTAGAAAGTTTATTCtggtcttctttgatgacattctGATCTACAGTCTTACATTGGAGGATCATGTTCTGCATTTACAAACTACCTTATAA